Proteins encoded together in one Pseudomonas arsenicoxydans window:
- a CDS encoding crotonase/enoyl-CoA hydratase family protein, with protein sequence MSELISYHLEDGIATLTLSNGKVNAISPDVIAAFNAALDQAVTDRAVVIITGTPGILSGGYDLKVMTSGPKEAVALVTAGSTLARRLLSHPFPVIVACPGHAVAKGAFLLLSADYRIGVDGPFSIGLNEVQIGMTMHHAGIEIARDRLRKSAFHRSVINGEMFNPQSAVDAGFLDVVVSAEELQGAALAAARQLKKINMTAHKNTKLKVRKALLETLDNAIILDQEHLG encoded by the coding sequence ATGAGTGAGTTGATTTCCTACCATCTCGAAGACGGTATCGCGACCCTGACCTTGAGCAATGGCAAGGTCAATGCCATCTCGCCAGACGTGATTGCGGCGTTCAACGCTGCGCTGGATCAGGCAGTGACTGATCGTGCGGTGGTGATTATTACCGGTACGCCCGGGATTCTGTCCGGTGGTTATGACTTGAAGGTCATGACATCCGGCCCTAAAGAAGCAGTGGCATTGGTCACCGCCGGCTCGACGTTGGCCCGTCGCCTGTTGTCGCACCCGTTCCCGGTCATCGTGGCGTGCCCTGGGCATGCGGTGGCCAAAGGTGCCTTCCTGCTGTTGTCGGCTGACTACCGCATCGGTGTCGACGGCCCGTTCAGCATTGGCCTGAACGAAGTACAAATCGGCATGACCATGCACCACGCCGGTATCGAGATCGCACGTGATCGTCTGCGCAAGTCGGCATTCCATCGCTCTGTGATCAACGGTGAGATGTTTAATCCGCAAAGCGCTGTGGATGCCGGTTTCCTCGACGTGGTGGTGTCGGCCGAGGAGCTGCAAGGCGCGGCGCTGGCGGCGGCCCGTCAGTTGAAGAAGATCAACATGACCGCGCACAAGAACACCAAGTTGAAAGTGCGCAAGGCGCTGCTGGAGACGCTGGACAACGCAATTATCCTGGATCAGGAACACTTGGGTTAA
- a CDS encoding magnesium and cobalt transport protein CorA, whose amino-acid sequence MGRVVAAAVYSAGKKVSNITLDEGAAWAAKPGHFVWIGLEEPNAHELANLQRQFNLHELAIEDALEKHSRPKLETFGDALFIVTYSPIRHEGKLEFIETHIFAGNGYIITARNGHSASYALVRQRCEARPILLEHGEDFVLYAILDFVIENYQPMGEAIHAEIDELERNVLCSELKEHDIQKLHSLRRDVLRLRRYAGPMVEIGEELQKLSFPFIDKNMRPYFRDVQIHVTRQLEDLTTLADIASQTIEVGVLLEAARQSVVQRKFAAWAAILAFPTAVAGIYGMNFQNMPELAWHYGYFAVLGFITLGCVGLWASFKKSGWL is encoded by the coding sequence ATGGGTAGAGTTGTTGCTGCAGCGGTGTATAGCGCCGGTAAGAAAGTCTCCAATATCACCCTCGACGAAGGCGCTGCCTGGGCTGCAAAGCCTGGCCACTTTGTCTGGATCGGCCTTGAAGAGCCGAATGCGCACGAGTTGGCCAATCTGCAACGCCAGTTCAATCTGCACGAACTGGCCATTGAAGACGCCCTGGAAAAACACAGCCGACCGAAGCTCGAAACCTTCGGCGATGCGCTGTTCATCGTTACGTATTCGCCGATTCGCCACGAAGGCAAACTGGAGTTCATCGAGACTCATATCTTTGCCGGCAACGGTTACATCATTACCGCACGCAATGGTCATTCGGCGTCCTACGCCCTTGTCCGACAACGTTGTGAGGCGCGTCCGATTCTGCTGGAGCACGGGGAGGATTTCGTCCTCTATGCCATCCTCGATTTCGTCATTGAAAACTACCAGCCAATGGGCGAAGCGATCCATGCCGAGATCGATGAACTGGAGCGCAACGTGCTATGCAGCGAGTTGAAGGAACATGACATCCAGAAACTCCACAGCCTGCGCCGGGATGTATTGCGCCTGCGTCGTTACGCGGGGCCGATGGTGGAAATCGGTGAGGAACTGCAGAAGCTAAGCTTTCCCTTCATCGACAAGAACATGCGCCCCTACTTTCGCGACGTGCAGATTCACGTAACGCGGCAACTGGAGGATCTGACGACGCTGGCGGACATTGCCAGCCAGACGATTGAAGTTGGCGTTTTGCTCGAGGCGGCACGCCAAAGCGTGGTGCAACGCAAGTTTGCGGCGTGGGCGGCCATTCTGGCATTCCCGACGGCAGTGGCCGGGATTTATGGGATGAACTTCCAGAACATGCCCGAGCTGGCGTGGCATTACGGGTATTTTGCGGTGTTGGGGTTTATTACGTTGGGATGCGTGGGTTTGTGGGCGAGCTTCAAGAAGTCGGGGTGGTTGTAG
- a CDS encoding lysophospholipid acyltransferase family protein, translating to MLFVLRMLLMGLHFVLAGVLGVILGLCRPFNPDNSRLCARLYAWPAMCILRLRVKADVGPLMNKPESCVIIANHQSNYDLFVFGNVVPRRTVCIGKKSLKWVPLFGQLFWLAGNVLIDRGNAHKARQSMLTTTHTLQHEDTSIWVFPEGTRNLGEELLPFKKGAFQMAIAAGVPIVPVCVSSYVKHMRLNRWRSGKILIRSLPAIPTAGLSMDDMPLLIAQCREQMRECIESMDRQLQAA from the coding sequence ATGCTGTTTGTGTTGCGTATGTTATTGATGGGCCTGCACTTTGTTCTGGCGGGCGTGCTGGGAGTGATACTCGGGCTGTGCCGACCGTTCAACCCGGACAACAGCCGTCTGTGCGCGCGCCTGTATGCATGGCCGGCGATGTGTATTTTACGTTTGCGCGTGAAGGCTGACGTCGGGCCGTTGATGAATAAACCCGAGAGTTGCGTAATCATCGCCAACCACCAGTCCAACTACGATCTGTTTGTGTTCGGCAACGTGGTGCCCCGCCGCACCGTGTGCATCGGCAAGAAAAGTCTGAAGTGGGTGCCGCTGTTCGGTCAGTTGTTCTGGCTGGCCGGCAATGTATTGATCGACCGCGGCAATGCGCACAAGGCGCGTCAGTCGATGCTGACCACCACGCACACCTTGCAGCATGAGGACACCTCGATCTGGGTCTTTCCGGAAGGCACGCGCAACCTCGGTGAAGAACTGCTGCCCTTCAAGAAAGGTGCGTTCCAGATGGCGATTGCCGCCGGGGTGCCCATCGTGCCGGTGTGCGTCAGCAGTTACGTCAAACACATGCGATTGAACCGCTGGCGCAGTGGGAAAATTCTGATTCGCTCGCTGCCGGCGATTCCAACCGCAGGATTGAGCATGGACGACATGCCTCTGCTGATTGCCCAGTGCCGTGAACAAATGCGCGAGTGCATCGAGTCGATGGACCGGCAACTGCAAGCCGCGTAA
- a CDS encoding amidotransferase — protein MSLRICILETDILRPELVDQYQGYGQMFQRLFSQQPIEAEFSVYNVMQGEYPSDDLTFDAYLITGSKADSFGTDPWIETLRAYLLKRYERGDKLLGVCFGHQLLALLLGGKSERATQGWGVGTHKYKLAAKAPWMSPLREELTLLISHQDQVTSLPENATVIASSDFCPFAAYHINDQVLCFQGHPEFIHDYSRALLDIRQEALGEKVYSQGMASLEHEHHGTTVAEWMMRFVAHKPEAV, from the coding sequence ATGTCGTTACGCATCTGCATTCTGGAAACCGACATCCTGCGTCCAGAACTGGTCGATCAATATCAGGGTTACGGGCAGATGTTCCAGCGTCTGTTTTCGCAGCAACCTATCGAGGCCGAGTTCAGCGTCTACAACGTGATGCAGGGTGAGTACCCAAGCGATGATCTGACGTTCGACGCCTACCTCATCACGGGCAGCAAGGCTGACTCCTTCGGCACCGATCCGTGGATTGAAACCCTGCGCGCCTACTTGCTCAAGCGTTACGAGCGCGGCGACAAACTGCTGGGCGTGTGCTTTGGCCACCAGTTGCTGGCGCTGCTGTTGGGCGGCAAGAGCGAGCGCGCGACCCAAGGCTGGGGCGTCGGCACGCACAAATACAAACTGGCTGCGAAAGCGCCGTGGATGAGCCCGCTGCGCGAAGAACTGACCTTGTTGATAAGCCACCAGGATCAGGTGACGTCGCTGCCGGAAAACGCCACGGTCATCGCCTCGAGCGATTTCTGTCCGTTCGCCGCGTACCACATCAACGACCAGGTGCTGTGTTTCCAGGGCCATCCGGAATTCATTCACGATTATTCGCGAGCGTTACTGGATATCCGTCAGGAAGCGCTGGGCGAGAAGGTTTATTCCCAGGGCATGGCGAGTCTTGAGCATGAACACCACGGCACGACCGTGGCGGAATGGATGATGCGGTTTGTCGCGCACAAGCCCGAAGCTGTTTGA